A region of Micromonospora chokoriensis DNA encodes the following proteins:
- a CDS encoding phenylacetate--CoA ligase family protein: MWLPTTGPAADFAVDYLALHRAFYDRTLDPAELDAWRARQLRTVLDQVSTGSPFYARHLADVDLSTITPATLDRLPFTTKTHLRQEMLDVLSRPLADGVFFYETTGTTGRATPCPRDGREVVASNAHVTESWASIFRHHFGDHPPRIGLMGPTEVHSFGDTLGDIARNVGSLNAKIWPYSPVIGFAKALQLMKDLELEVVCCTPGVAMMLAKAAEHYGYRLREDFAVKLLFVTGEMCTPALARNLESVWGADVYNILYGSQEAFVIATACRNKRMHLSQTNYLIEVVDPETGTSYGSRGSGELTVTMLVDGVKPLVRYRTGDAVIVEASDCACEMPGDLVQIVGRTLDRIELGGRRLTAGQIETAVLTGVTGSGGYQVVIDHDPSAGGDRLTVRLELLKDLTDDPAGVADGVRERAAAALGVPVEVELTDGLDPIVSTGAFVSWKAARIVDRRVEVDHETRVAQRMAGNRGYTT; the protein is encoded by the coding sequence ATGTGGCTTCCGACCACCGGACCGGCGGCGGACTTCGCCGTCGACTACCTGGCCCTGCACCGGGCGTTCTACGACCGCACCCTCGACCCGGCCGAGCTGGACGCCTGGCGCGCACGGCAACTGCGCACGGTGCTCGACCAGGTGTCCACCGGTTCACCGTTCTACGCCCGTCACCTGGCCGACGTCGACCTGTCGACGATCACCCCGGCGACCCTCGACCGGCTGCCCTTCACCACGAAGACGCACCTGCGGCAGGAGATGCTCGACGTGCTCAGCCGGCCGCTGGCCGACGGGGTGTTCTTCTATGAGACGACGGGCACGACCGGCCGCGCGACGCCCTGCCCCCGCGACGGTCGGGAGGTGGTGGCCAGCAACGCTCACGTGACCGAGTCCTGGGCGTCGATCTTCCGCCACCACTTCGGCGACCACCCGCCCCGCATCGGGCTGATGGGCCCGACCGAGGTGCACTCCTTCGGCGACACTCTCGGTGACATCGCCCGTAACGTGGGTTCGCTGAACGCGAAGATCTGGCCGTACTCACCGGTGATCGGGTTCGCCAAGGCGTTGCAGCTGATGAAGGACCTCGAGTTGGAGGTCGTCTGCTGCACGCCGGGCGTCGCGATGATGCTGGCCAAGGCCGCCGAACACTACGGATACCGGTTGCGCGAGGACTTCGCCGTCAAGCTCCTCTTCGTCACCGGCGAGATGTGCACCCCGGCGCTGGCCCGCAACCTGGAGTCGGTCTGGGGGGCGGACGTCTACAACATCCTGTACGGCTCGCAGGAGGCGTTCGTCATCGCCACCGCCTGCCGCAACAAGCGGATGCACCTCTCCCAGACCAACTACCTGATCGAGGTGGTCGATCCGGAGACCGGCACGTCGTACGGCTCGCGGGGCAGCGGAGAGCTCACCGTCACCATGCTCGTGGACGGGGTGAAGCCGCTGGTCCGCTACCGCACCGGCGACGCGGTGATCGTCGAGGCGTCGGACTGTGCCTGCGAGATGCCCGGCGACCTGGTGCAGATCGTCGGCCGCACCCTGGACCGCATCGAGCTGGGCGGTCGACGTCTCACCGCCGGGCAGATCGAGACGGCGGTCCTGACCGGGGTCACCGGCTCGGGCGGGTACCAGGTGGTGATCGACCACGACCCGAGCGCCGGCGGTGACCGGCTCACGGTCCGGCTGGAGCTGCTCAAGGACCTCACCGACGACCCCGCCGGGGTGGCCGACGGGGTCCGCGAGCGGGCCGCCGCCGCGCTCGGCGTGCCGGTCGAGGTGGAGCTGACCGACGGGTTGGACCCCATCGTCAGCACCGGCGCGTTCGTCAGTTGGAAGGCTGCCCGGATCGTCGACCGGCGGGTCGAGGTGGACCACGAGACCCGGGTGGCGCAGCGGATGGCGGGCAACCGTGGCTACACCACGTGA
- a CDS encoding SDR family NAD(P)-dependent oxidoreductase, with protein sequence MTDESTPLAVVTGAAGGIGRAVTAALTGSGHRVLGVDVHPAGDPAAYASLVADVAVPEQVEQLFARIDERYGQPTVLVNNAGVYHARDFLDYDPTTYAQVLDVNLGAAFFCTQVFVRSLIAAGRPGTVVNVASISGQSGSPDAAYGASKGACIALTRSLGRALAEHRIRVNAVAPGLVDTPMAARIPVERRDDYRARIPAGRFGSPAEVAAAVAWLAGPESSYVTASVMDVNGGLH encoded by the coding sequence ATGACCGACGAGTCGACACCCCTCGCCGTGGTCACCGGCGCGGCGGGCGGCATCGGCCGGGCCGTGACGGCCGCCCTGACCGGCTCCGGGCACCGGGTGCTCGGCGTCGACGTCCACCCGGCCGGGGACCCGGCGGCGTACGCCTCGCTGGTCGCCGACGTGGCCGTGCCGGAGCAGGTGGAGCAGCTCTTCGCGCGCATCGACGAGCGGTACGGCCAGCCGACGGTGCTGGTCAACAACGCCGGCGTCTACCACGCCCGGGACTTCCTCGACTACGACCCGACGACGTACGCGCAGGTGCTCGACGTCAACCTGGGTGCCGCGTTCTTCTGCACCCAGGTGTTCGTCCGCTCGTTGATCGCCGCCGGTCGCCCCGGCACGGTGGTCAACGTCGCCTCGATCAGCGGGCAGTCGGGGAGCCCGGACGCCGCGTACGGGGCGTCGAAGGGCGCGTGCATCGCGCTGACCCGCAGTCTCGGCCGGGCGCTCGCCGAGCACCGGATCCGGGTCAACGCGGTCGCCCCGGGCCTGGTCGACACCCCGATGGCCGCCCGGATCCCGGTCGAGCGTCGCGACGACTACCGGGCCCGGATCCCGGCCGGTCGCTTCGGCTCGCCGGCCGAGGTCGCCGCGGCGGTCGCCTGGTTGGCCGGTCCGGAGAGCAGTTACGTCACCGCTTCCGTGATGGACGTCAACGGCGGTCTGCACTGA
- a CDS encoding anthranilate synthase component II, with protein sequence MKVLLVDAYDSFTHIIDQYLRTLGARTVVVRSHSRSSGELAALRPDAVVLGPGPGHPAASGHVELVHAFAGQVPLLGVCLGHQAIGLAYGGSVAVARHLMHGKTSVVRHDGRGVFAGASAPLTVTRYHSLIVADPAPPALEVTARSSDDGYVMGVRHVSLPVEGVQFHPESVLTEDGLRLFDNFLRSATALPVAGSRAAGSS encoded by the coding sequence GTGAAGGTTCTGCTCGTCGACGCGTACGACAGTTTCACCCACATCATCGACCAGTACCTGCGCACCCTCGGCGCACGGACCGTGGTCGTCCGTTCCCACTCCCGCAGCAGCGGCGAGCTGGCCGCGCTGCGACCGGACGCGGTGGTGCTCGGCCCCGGGCCCGGCCACCCCGCCGCGTCCGGGCACGTGGAGCTGGTGCACGCCTTCGCCGGCCAGGTGCCGCTGCTCGGCGTCTGCCTCGGCCACCAGGCGATCGGTCTCGCCTACGGCGGGTCGGTCGCCGTCGCCCGGCACCTGATGCACGGCAAGACGAGCGTGGTCCGCCACGACGGCCGGGGTGTCTTCGCCGGGGCGTCCGCCCCGCTCACCGTCACCCGCTACCACTCGCTCATCGTCGCGGACCCGGCGCCGCCGGCCCTGGAGGTCACCGCGCGGTCGTCCGACGACGGCTACGTGATGGGGGTGCGACACGTGAGCCTGCCGGTCGAGGGGGTGCAGTTCCACCCGGAGAGCGTGCTCACCGAGGACGGGCTGCGGCTGTTCGACAACTTCCTGCGAAGCGCGACGGCGCTGCCGGTGGCCGGTTCACGGGCGGCGGGGTCGTCATGA
- a CDS encoding anthranilate synthase component I family protein, with translation MSLYTALAEVRSPDDLYLFESLDGPAQDRHAAAVGWDALAEVRIIADRCEVISDGPLGDALAAVLTAVLGEPVRHRARERVWSVAGPPEVWAAIRAVQRAFAVRTTAPADSFAFGFLTTLAYEAARDMDELSVDRVVDDIPRCTLVLFRHTVWWDLRTGAVRHLAATGPHLPEDTTAHRLPDLLAALPKGDREVPAAPPPSLVRDTVDEETFAARVEQCLRHIEVGDSYQIQIGHRIDVETTLTPLEVYRRLRHRNPSPYMYLTPWAGGTVIGASPELFLRIEQGRLSMRPIAGTAARSADPETDRRLVAELTASEKERAEHVMLVDLCRNDIGRVCVPGTLSVDTMFDVEPFAYVHHLVSTVSGHLADDADTWAAICAAFPAGTMTGAPKLRAMEIIDGLEDEPRGVYAGSVGLVDVRGFAVLALCIRTAVHDGHRYRTQASAGVVADSDPGAEWRETLAKMSATFWALTGTELLP, from the coding sequence TTGTCGCTCTACACAGCGCTCGCCGAAGTTCGTTCTCCGGACGATCTGTATCTCTTCGAAAGCCTGGACGGCCCGGCCCAGGACCGCCACGCGGCAGCCGTCGGCTGGGATGCCCTCGCCGAGGTGCGGATCATCGCCGACCGCTGTGAGGTGATCTCCGACGGACCGCTCGGCGACGCCCTGGCGGCCGTGCTCACCGCGGTCCTGGGCGAGCCGGTCCGGCACCGCGCCCGGGAACGGGTCTGGTCCGTCGCCGGGCCACCCGAGGTGTGGGCGGCGATCCGGGCCGTGCAACGGGCGTTCGCGGTGCGGACCACCGCGCCCGCCGACAGCTTCGCCTTCGGCTTCCTCACCACCCTCGCGTACGAGGCCGCGCGGGACATGGACGAACTCTCCGTCGACCGGGTGGTGGACGACATCCCGCGCTGCACCCTCGTCCTCTTCCGGCACACCGTCTGGTGGGACCTGCGCACCGGCGCCGTGCGGCACCTCGCCGCCACCGGCCCGCACCTGCCGGAGGACACCACGGCCCACCGGTTGCCGGACCTCCTCGCCGCGCTGCCGAAGGGCGATCGGGAGGTGCCGGCCGCCCCACCGCCGAGCCTGGTCCGGGACACCGTCGACGAGGAGACGTTCGCCGCCCGGGTCGAGCAGTGCCTCCGGCACATCGAGGTGGGGGACAGCTACCAGATCCAGATCGGTCACCGGATCGACGTGGAGACCACCCTCACCCCGCTGGAGGTCTACCGGCGGCTGCGTCACCGCAACCCGTCGCCCTACATGTACCTCACACCCTGGGCCGGCGGGACTGTCATCGGGGCGAGCCCGGAGCTGTTCCTCCGCATCGAACAGGGCCGGCTGTCCATGCGGCCGATCGCCGGCACCGCGGCCCGCAGCGCCGACCCGGAGACCGACCGCCGGCTGGTGGCCGAGCTGACGGCCAGCGAGAAGGAACGCGCCGAGCACGTCATGCTCGTCGACCTCTGCCGCAACGACATCGGCCGGGTCTGCGTGCCGGGGACCCTCAGCGTCGACACGATGTTCGACGTCGAGCCGTTCGCGTACGTGCACCACCTCGTCTCCACCGTCTCCGGGCACCTCGCCGACGACGCCGACACCTGGGCGGCGATCTGCGCGGCCTTCCCCGCCGGCACCATGACCGGTGCGCCGAAGCTGCGGGCCATGGAGATCATCGACGGGCTGGAGGACGAGCCCCGGGGTGTCTACGCCGGCTCGGTCGGCCTCGTCGACGTACGCGGGTTCGCGGTGCTCGCCCTCTGCATCCGCACCGCCGTGCACGACGGCCACCGCTACCGCACCCAGGCCTCCGCCGGGGTGGTGGCCGACTCCGACCCGGGCGCCGAGTGGCGCGAGACGCTGGCCAAGATGAGCGCCACCTTCTGGGCCCTGACCGGTACGGAGCTGCTGCCGTGA
- the pdxR gene encoding MocR-like pyridoxine biosynthesis transcription factor PdxR, which yields MSLNLSLSIDGQSRETLAVQLRNAFRTQIEEGTLRPGTRLPSSRQLAVDLGVSRSVVVEAYEQLCAEGYLVSQHGSGTSVAATARTDSGSALTPHDSTSTAAVWDLRTGGLHSSTFPRQDWIRAVSAVVTSAGHRELGYAPPSGLPVVRHTLAGYLGRVRGVRSRPEHLMITSGFAQGLALLCRELRDRGHHTVGVEDPGHPGEWEFIADAGLRPVGLPVDADGIRVDALAASGVRAVLVTPASQFPTGATLSAHRREQLVAWAEAVDGYIVEDDFDAAFVAPAQRMPALQSLAPDRVIYAGSASKVLAPALRLGWLATPAALTAPIERLRAGWDIGCSSLEQLALARLIDTGVFDRHLRRLAADIQKRRTAVHQFVAREMPGTTVFGGHSGLQTYLVLPERCDEEALVQAARRRSVLVRGGRFYALRADDRPPALVVGYAGVRSSELSCGLAGIAAAYRETTGRAGPGSTPDTPVASVSSRWAASRARRR from the coding sequence TTGTCCCTGAATCTAAGTCTGTCAATAGATGGTCAATCGCGTGAAACGCTGGCAGTCCAGCTCCGTAACGCATTTCGCACACAGATCGAGGAGGGCACGCTTCGCCCGGGCACCCGGCTGCCGTCGAGCCGGCAACTCGCCGTCGACCTCGGGGTGTCCCGCAGTGTGGTCGTCGAGGCGTACGAACAGCTCTGCGCCGAGGGGTACCTGGTCTCCCAGCACGGCTCGGGCACCTCCGTGGCGGCGACGGCACGCACCGACAGCGGCTCGGCACTCACCCCGCACGACAGCACGTCGACGGCGGCGGTCTGGGACCTGCGCACCGGCGGCCTGCACAGCTCCACCTTCCCCCGCCAGGACTGGATCCGGGCGGTCAGCGCGGTGGTCACCTCGGCCGGCCACCGGGAGCTGGGGTACGCCCCACCATCGGGCCTGCCGGTCGTGCGGCACACCCTCGCCGGCTACCTCGGTCGGGTGCGGGGCGTCCGCAGCCGACCCGAACACCTCATGATCACCTCAGGGTTCGCCCAGGGGCTCGCACTGCTCTGCCGGGAACTGCGCGACCGGGGCCACCACACCGTCGGGGTGGAGGACCCGGGGCACCCGGGCGAGTGGGAGTTCATCGCCGACGCCGGCCTGCGCCCGGTGGGCCTCCCGGTGGACGCCGACGGCATCCGGGTCGACGCGCTGGCCGCGAGCGGGGTCCGCGCCGTGCTCGTCACCCCGGCCAGCCAGTTCCCCACCGGGGCCACCCTCAGCGCGCACCGCCGGGAGCAGCTCGTCGCCTGGGCCGAGGCGGTCGACGGCTACATCGTCGAGGACGACTTCGACGCCGCCTTCGTGGCCCCCGCGCAGCGGATGCCGGCGCTGCAGAGCCTCGCCCCGGACCGGGTGATCTACGCCGGCAGCGCCAGCAAGGTCCTCGCCCCGGCACTGCGCCTCGGCTGGCTGGCCACCCCCGCCGCGCTCACCGCGCCGATCGAGCGGCTCCGCGCCGGCTGGGACATCGGCTGCTCCAGCCTGGAACAACTCGCCCTCGCCCGGCTGATCGACACCGGGGTCTTCGACCGGCACCTACGCCGACTCGCCGCCGACATCCAGAAGCGCCGTACGGCGGTCCACCAGTTCGTCGCCCGCGAGATGCCCGGCACCACGGTGTTCGGCGGGCACAGCGGACTGCAGACGTACCTGGTGCTGCCCGAGCGGTGCGACGAGGAGGCGCTGGTGCAGGCGGCGCGGCGGCGCTCGGTACTGGTCCGTGGCGGACGCTTCTACGCGCTGCGCGCCGACGACCGACCGCCGGCGCTGGTCGTCGGCTACGCCGGGGTGCGCAGCTCGGAACTGAGCTGCGGCCTGGCCGGGATCGCCGCGGCGTACCGCGAGACGACCGGCCGCGCCGGCCCCGGGTCCACACCCGACACCCCTGTCGCCTCGGTGTCGTCACGCTGGGCGGCCTCCCGGGCGAGGCGAAGGTAG